A genome region from Bacillaceae bacterium IKA-2 includes the following:
- a CDS encoding fatty acid desaturase, whose product MNNSNKISQLKKDVALYEKIDTKASVIQIINTLLPLFLLWYGAFLSLSVSYWLTLPIIIVTAGFVVRTFILFHDCCHQSFFKSRTANDILGTITGILTLVPYQQWKNTHNIHHASSGNLDKRGIGDMWLLTVEEYKSSPLLRRIYYRIYRHPLVMLGVGPIAVFLMEYRFNRKGAKRKERLNTYLTNGSIVALYTLLGLMIGWKALLLIQGPILFIASLLGIWLFYVQHQFEDAYFENESEWSYIQAAVEGSSYYKLPRVLQWITGNIGFHHVHHLSPRVPNYNLEKVHNATVDLQKATTINIRTSFKSLQYRLWDEKNKKLISFKQLKQYNSTFDVMEELIADKVKKETYNL is encoded by the coding sequence ATGAATAATTCAAATAAAATTTCCCAACTAAAGAAAGATGTTGCCCTATATGAAAAAATTGATACTAAAGCAAGTGTCATTCAAATTATAAACACTTTATTACCATTATTTTTGTTATGGTATGGAGCTTTTTTAAGCCTTTCTGTTTCGTATTGGCTAACGCTTCCAATTATAATAGTGACTGCTGGATTTGTGGTCAGAACATTTATTTTATTTCATGACTGCTGTCATCAATCGTTTTTTAAAAGCCGTACCGCAAATGATATCTTAGGAACAATTACAGGTATTTTGACACTTGTTCCATATCAACAATGGAAAAACACTCATAATATTCACCATGCATCAAGTGGGAATCTTGATAAAAGAGGCATCGGCGATATGTGGCTTCTAACGGTAGAAGAATATAAATCTTCTCCGCTATTGCGACGTATCTATTACCGCATCTATCGGCATCCACTCGTGATGCTTGGCGTTGGTCCAATTGCTGTGTTTCTCATGGAATACCGCTTTAATCGCAAAGGTGCTAAACGAAAAGAACGGCTAAATACCTATCTTACAAACGGATCTATCGTGGCATTGTATACGCTACTTGGATTGATGATTGGCTGGAAAGCCCTTTTGCTCATTCAAGGTCCAATTTTATTCATTGCAAGTTTATTAGGAATTTGGTTATTCTACGTTCAACATCAGTTCGAGGACGCTTATTTCGAGAATGAATCTGAATGGAGCTATATTCAAGCTGCAGTTGAAGGAAGTTCTTATTACAAGTTGCCAAGGGTGTTACAATGGATCACTGGTAATATCGGTTTCCACCATGTTCATCATTTAAGTCCACGAGTACCAAACTATAACTTAGAAAAGGTCCACAATGCGACGGTCGACTTACAAAAAGCTACAACAATAAATATCCGTACAAGCTTTAAGTCGCTTCAATATCGACTTTGGGACGAGAAAAATAAGAAGCTAATTAGTTTTAAACAATTGAAGCAGTACAATAGTACGTTTGATGTGATGGAAGAACTTATCGCTGATAAAGTTAAAAAAGAAACGTACAATTTGTAA
- a CDS encoding pyroglutamyl-peptidase I, producing MKTLLLTGFMPFLENNTNPTEKIVQELNEREIGGYKVIGKVLPVDFSESGKQLIAIYEQVKPDVVISLGLASGRHLITPERIAINCNDGEPDNNGVRLQDHRIQEDGPAGYFSTLPIRRFVETLKENELPAEISNTAGTYLCNNVMYNLLHHIDLCGTKVRSGFVHIPASFELSVINSRLPGWSHRDLIFAIERMIEVLDVD from the coding sequence TTGAAAACACTTTTACTTACGGGATTTATGCCTTTTCTGGAGAATAATACTAATCCAACAGAAAAAATAGTCCAAGAACTTAATGAAAGAGAAATTGGTGGATATAAAGTGATCGGTAAAGTGCTACCGGTAGATTTTTCTGAATCAGGAAAACAGTTAATTGCTATTTATGAACAAGTTAAGCCAGATGTGGTCATTTCTTTAGGACTTGCTTCTGGAAGACATCTGATTACACCAGAACGCATCGCAATAAATTGTAATGATGGGGAACCAGATAATAATGGTGTCCGTCTTCAAGACCACAGGATTCAAGAAGATGGTCCAGCTGGATATTTTTCAACACTGCCAATCAGACGTTTTGTTGAAACTTTAAAAGAAAATGAGCTACCTGCTGAAATATCCAATACTGCTGGAACATACCTTTGCAACAATGTTATGTATAACCTGCTTCACCACATTGATCTTTGTGGAACGAAGGTTCGTTCAGGTTTTGTTCATATTCCAGCATCATTTGAGTTGTCTGTCATTAATTCGAGATTACCTGGGTGGTCGCATCGTGATTTAATATTTGCAATCGAACGGATGATCGAGGTATTGGATGTAGACTAA
- a CDS encoding MaoC family dehydratase has translation MNKEKPQYFKLLEQSKTINEISFNEIIVGDSDSFTRTVTSQDVLDFATLTEDVNPIHIDEEFAENTMFKGRIAHGMLTAAFISTLLGTILPGKNVIYLSQSCKFIAPVRIGDTLKVVGEVIKKQENKKLLTIQTNIYNQKGKLVLEGIAIVMKNEQS, from the coding sequence ATGAATAAAGAGAAACCCCAATATTTTAAGTTACTTGAACAATCAAAAACGATAAATGAAATATCTTTTAATGAAATTATCGTTGGCGATTCTGATTCATTTACCAGAACTGTTACAAGTCAAGATGTTCTTGACTTTGCGACACTTACTGAAGACGTAAACCCTATTCATATTGACGAGGAATTTGCTGAAAACACGATGTTTAAGGGTAGAATTGCTCACGGAATGTTAACAGCAGCATTTATTTCAACCTTACTTGGTACAATTCTACCTGGTAAAAATGTGATTTATTTATCACAAAGTTGCAAATTTATTGCTCCAGTAAGGATTGGGGATACATTAAAAGTTGTAGGAGAGGTTATCAAAAAACAAGAAAATAAAAAACTTTTAACGATACAAACGAATATCTATAATCAAAAAGGTAAATTAGTACTTGAAGGTATTGCTATAGTAATGAAAAATGAGCAGTCATAG
- the hprK gene encoding HPr(Ser) kinase/phosphatase — protein MKKITVADLVRKFSLKVLAGENKLQKTITQPRVHRPGLEFVGHFDFFPTERIQILGKKEINYLHKLGKEERKIRIGNIVQYHPPCFIGTAGKEGLTYLTQYCTEERIPLLITNRPEVTSDFITKLDAYMVKELAPELSVHGVCVNVFGVGILLRGNSGVGKSETAHTLIGRGHRLVADDIVVLKKLSPQTLLGTYEEKTKEFLALRSIGLLNVVRLYGQKSFQSETRISLDINLTKWQKDDLNNQLEHEPKFIEYMGVKIPSIEIQLHPGRDVAGLIEAAANNWYLKQQGYSAAEEFISRIEAELLDSNEEYIGQ, from the coding sequence ATGAAAAAAATAACAGTAGCAGACTTGGTTCGAAAGTTTTCATTGAAGGTATTGGCTGGTGAAAACAAGCTCCAAAAAACGATTACGCAACCTCGGGTACATCGTCCAGGCCTTGAGTTTGTTGGTCACTTTGATTTTTTCCCGACAGAACGAATTCAAATTTTAGGAAAAAAAGAAATTAATTATTTACATAAGTTAGGTAAAGAGGAACGTAAAATCCGAATCGGTAATATTGTCCAATATCACCCACCATGTTTTATCGGTACAGCTGGTAAAGAAGGACTTACATATTTAACTCAATATTGTACAGAAGAGAGGATCCCTTTGCTAATCACAAATAGACCTGAGGTGACTTCAGACTTTATTACAAAATTGGATGCATATATGGTGAAGGAATTAGCACCAGAACTTTCCGTGCATGGGGTATGTGTAAATGTGTTTGGCGTTGGTATCTTGCTTCGAGGTAATTCCGGAGTAGGGAAAAGCGAGACAGCGCATACGTTAATTGGTCGAGGACACAGGCTAGTCGCTGATGATATCGTCGTCTTAAAGAAGCTTAGTCCACAAACACTTCTGGGTACTTATGAAGAGAAGACAAAGGAATTTTTGGCTCTTCGCAGTATTGGATTGTTAAATGTGGTTCGCCTATACGGGCAAAAGTCTTTTCAAAGTGAAACACGAATTTCACTTGATATTAATTTAACAAAATGGCAGAAAGATGACTTGAATAATCAATTAGAACATGAACCTAAATTCATAGAATATATGGGTGTTAAAATTCCCTCAATTGAAATCCAACTTCACCCCGGACGTGACGTAGCGGGCTTAATTGAAGCAGCTGCAAATAACTGGTATTTAAAGCAACAAGGATATAGCGCTGCAGAAGAGTTCATTAGCAGGATTGAGGCTGAGCTTTTGGATTCAAACGAGGAGTACATTGGTCAGTAA
- a CDS encoding IS110 family transposase yields the protein MGQKHKSKSNNIRGRKGSQFRSELRGTDLERVLIVAIDAAKFYQKAMVCNYFGDVLVKPTFFGVNKKGISQLHEKIEHASKEVDAERIFVGIEATGHYYEDIVRELAALGYGVTIINAATTHEERSSSLNWTKTDDLDLKAIAQVIIQNKGTESKLPTGTHQELITLTRARRSEVRKRSRVKVEIRTLMDKIWREFQGHVIVNGHTPNKVELFSDFWGKSSLFFMENFPHPEDLLSMSEEDLRNLSIEHNLKLRDLTIKNLLYIAKESLCRPKRDVRAELLLLKLALPNFRNLNANIKVLDREIERILLETDGRLLLSIPGIGVTTAAEFYCEVGDVLAFEHAGQIIKKAGTNPIVIQSGGLEGFYGKISKQGNKNLRYVVYNIGKSLAQHNKDVRPYYENLRAKGKHQRKAYIALGNKFIRIAFAMLTNRTVYQTNDESYQYLRMMKAKLRHTKMSEFSRIISAA from the coding sequence ATGGGGCAAAAACATAAATCTAAGTCTAATAATATTAGAGGAAGAAAAGGAAGTCAATTCCGATCTGAGCTAAGAGGTACAGATCTGGAGCGAGTATTAATTGTAGCCATTGATGCAGCGAAGTTTTATCAGAAAGCGATGGTGTGTAATTATTTTGGTGATGTACTAGTGAAACCTACATTTTTTGGTGTTAATAAAAAAGGTATTAGCCAACTTCACGAAAAGATCGAGCATGCAAGCAAGGAAGTTGACGCAGAGCGGATTTTTGTTGGTATTGAGGCAACGGGGCATTACTATGAGGATATTGTGAGGGAATTAGCAGCTTTAGGATACGGTGTAACGATTATCAATGCGGCAACGACACACGAAGAAAGATCAAGTTCGTTGAACTGGACTAAGACCGATGACCTCGATCTCAAGGCTATTGCCCAAGTCATTATTCAAAATAAAGGGACGGAGAGTAAGTTGCCGACGGGAACTCATCAAGAGTTAATAACGTTAACGAGAGCACGTAGGAGTGAAGTTAGAAAGAGATCCAGAGTCAAGGTAGAGATCCGGACGTTAATGGACAAAATTTGGAGAGAGTTCCAAGGGCACGTTATAGTAAATGGTCATACGCCAAATAAAGTAGAATTATTTAGTGATTTTTGGGGCAAGTCCTCCCTCTTTTTTATGGAAAACTTCCCGCACCCAGAAGATCTTCTATCAATGAGTGAAGAAGATCTTCGAAACCTATCGATTGAACATAATTTGAAGTTACGAGATTTAACCATCAAGAACCTGTTATATATCGCTAAGGAAAGCCTATGCAGGCCTAAAAGAGACGTTCGAGCTGAGCTACTATTACTAAAGCTAGCCTTACCAAACTTTCGAAATCTGAATGCCAATATAAAGGTGTTAGATCGAGAAATTGAGCGTATTTTATTAGAAACAGATGGGCGTCTCCTTCTCAGTATTCCAGGAATTGGAGTGACAACGGCAGCGGAATTCTACTGTGAGGTAGGCGATGTACTGGCCTTTGAGCATGCAGGGCAAATTATCAAAAAAGCAGGAACCAATCCAATTGTCATTCAATCAGGGGGTCTAGAAGGGTTCTATGGGAAAATATCGAAACAAGGAAATAAGAATTTACGCTATGTCGTCTATAATATTGGAAAGAGCTTAGCACAGCACAATAAAGATGTACGTCCGTATTACGAGAACCTCAGAGCGAAAGGCAAACATCAAAGAAAAGCGTATATTGCCTTAGGGAATAAGTTCATTCGAATAGCATTTGCGATGCTTACGAATCGAACCGTGTATCAGACAAATGATGAGTCTTACCAGTATTTACGAATGATGAAAGCAAAGTTACGACATACAAAAATGTCGGAGTTTTCTCGGATCATTAGTGCAGCATAG
- a CDS encoding DUF418 domain-containing protein, with translation MEARPIKPTQRGERIITLDVIRGFSLLGILLVNMQFFIAPKLFLMLSGVSLFEGPASNTANWFITIFATGKFFTTFSFLFGIGFFLFMERIKAKGLSVGKVYIRRLFFLLLLGLIHAFLFWSGDILLNYAIAGFFLLLFRKSSIEKIKKWAIGLFSVVIFLTGFLTFLSTLVENVLDEDIAPMNDWTNLVDEAIVIFQNGSFSEILAFRLAEEIPLIIANFIITVPMVLFIFLIGLYVGKKGVLLNIASHFEWIRKVSKNSLIYGTVLTLLFIILKTELFIVPFYLHEAAVEVLSLVSGLVISFFYISSITLLCQQEQWRERLKFLAPVGQMALTNYLLQTVICLLLFNGYGLGFYGKVTPEVGILSTFVIFTFQIFLSKFWMSRFKYGPLEHVWRSFTYKGI, from the coding sequence ATGGAAGCACGACCAATTAAACCGACTCAACGAGGGGAACGGATTATCACGTTGGATGTGATACGAGGATTTTCACTTTTAGGTATTTTATTGGTAAACATGCAATTTTTTATCGCACCAAAGCTATTTTTAATGCTGTCAGGTGTTAGCTTGTTTGAAGGGCCGGCGAGCAATACAGCAAATTGGTTTATTACTATTTTTGCAACGGGGAAATTTTTTACGACCTTTTCCTTTTTATTTGGGATAGGATTTTTCCTATTTATGGAGCGCATAAAGGCGAAAGGGCTATCCGTAGGCAAAGTATATATAAGAAGGCTATTTTTTCTTTTATTGCTAGGTCTTATTCATGCTTTCCTATTTTGGAGTGGCGACATCTTACTTAATTATGCAATTGCAGGATTTTTCTTATTGTTATTTAGAAAATCATCAATTGAGAAAATCAAGAAATGGGCGATCGGACTATTTAGTGTAGTTATTTTTCTAACCGGATTTTTAACCTTCCTTTCAACTCTCGTGGAAAACGTATTAGATGAAGATATTGCACCTATGAATGATTGGACAAATTTAGTAGATGAAGCTATTGTCATTTTTCAAAATGGAAGTTTCTCAGAAATTTTAGCATTTCGTTTAGCGGAAGAAATACCGTTAATTATAGCTAACTTTATCATTACTGTACCTATGGTCTTGTTTATTTTTCTTATTGGCTTATACGTTGGCAAAAAAGGGGTTTTACTGAATATCGCTAGCCACTTTGAGTGGATTCGAAAAGTATCGAAAAATAGTCTTATCTATGGAACTGTTTTGACTCTTCTTTTTATAATTTTAAAAACGGAACTCTTTATCGTACCGTTTTATTTGCATGAAGCTGCGGTGGAGGTACTTTCCCTAGTGTCTGGGCTTGTTATTTCCTTCTTTTACATCAGCTCGATTACCTTATTATGTCAACAGGAACAATGGAGGGAGCGGCTTAAATTTTTGGCCCCAGTAGGTCAGATGGCGTTAACAAACTATCTACTTCAAACTGTCATTTGTTTATTGTTATTTAATGGATATGGCCTTGGATTTTACGGTAAGGTTACCCCTGAAGTAGGGATTCTCAGCACGTTCGTTATTTTTACTTTTCAAATTTTCTTAAGTAAATTTTGGATGTCAAGATTTAAGTATGGACCGCTCGAGCACGTTTGGAGATCTTTTACGTACAAAGGGATTTAA
- the phaC gene encoding class III poly(R)-hydroxyalkanoic acid synthase subunit PhaC produces MIAEKELENMIDLLPDETKNTYNRFKRTMAVLTTEPEPEVGLTPKEVIWTKNKTKLYRYISEHPKKYKTPILMVYALINKPYILDLTKGNSLVEYLLNQGFDVYMLDWGTPSYEDRNMKLDDYILDYIPRAVNKVIRTSKVKDVSVLGYCMGGTITSIAAALHPDLPIKNLVFMASPFDFSETGLYASFLNERYFDVDKVVETLGNIPPEMIDFGNKLLKPLTNFSGPYTSLLERSDNPEFVESWKLLQKWLSDGIPFPGEAYRQWIRDFYQQNKLINDELVIRGRKVDLSTIKANVLNIAGKRDHIAMPQQVEAIMEKISSKDKEYVCIPTGHVSITFGPKAIKITYPTVGNWLAERSN; encoded by the coding sequence ATGATTGCAGAAAAAGAATTAGAAAATATGATTGATTTACTGCCTGATGAAACTAAAAACACTTATAATCGTTTCAAAAGAACAATGGCAGTATTAACTACTGAGCCTGAACCTGAAGTTGGCTTAACTCCTAAAGAAGTTATTTGGACGAAAAATAAAACAAAGTTATATCGTTATATTTCAGAGCATCCGAAAAAATATAAAACTCCAATCCTAATGGTTTATGCACTAATCAATAAACCATATATTTTAGACTTAACAAAAGGAAATAGTTTGGTTGAATACCTTCTTAATCAAGGCTTTGATGTATACATGCTAGATTGGGGTACACCTAGCTACGAAGATCGGAACATGAAGCTTGATGATTATATATTAGACTATATTCCTCGAGCAGTTAATAAAGTTATTCGTACATCAAAAGTAAAAGATGTATCTGTTTTAGGCTATTGCATGGGTGGAACGATTACATCAATCGCTGCAGCCCTTCATCCTGACTTACCAATTAAAAATCTAGTCTTTATGGCAAGTCCTTTCGATTTTTCAGAAACTGGTTTGTATGCCTCTTTCCTTAATGAGCGTTACTTTGACGTTGATAAAGTTGTCGAGACTTTAGGCAATATTCCGCCTGAAATGATTGACTTTGGCAACAAGTTATTGAAGCCACTTACAAATTTCTCTGGTCCATATACTAGCTTACTTGAACGATCAGACAATCCGGAATTTGTAGAAAGTTGGAAATTATTGCAAAAATGGCTTTCCGATGGTATTCCCTTCCCTGGTGAAGCTTACCGTCAATGGATTCGTGATTTTTACCAACAAAATAAGCTAATCAATGATGAACTCGTTATTCGCGGACGTAAAGTTGACCTGAGCACTATTAAGGCTAACGTATTAAATATTGCTGGAAAACGGGACCATATCGCTATGCCACAACAAGTAGAAGCGATAATGGAAAAGATTTCTAGTAAGGATAAAGAGTATGTTTGCATACCAACAGGTCATGTATCAATTACATTTGGTCCCAAAGCAATAAAAATTACTTATCCAACTGTCGGAAACTGGTTAGCTGAACGTTCAAATTAA
- a CDS encoding 3-oxoacyl-ACP reductase, producing MSIIQGKVAIVTGGGVGIGAAISKKLAQNGAKVLVNYNNSSQAAQEVVSFIIENGGEAIAIQADVSNSDEASKLINEAIDRYGQLDFLVNNAGITRDRSFKKLTEEDWRKVIDVNLNSVYNTTAPALNHLIKSESGRIINISSIIGQTGGFGQSNYAAAKAGMIGFTKSLALELAKTGVTVNAICPGFIETSMISEVPENIREQIQAKIPQKRFGQAEEIASGVLYLCSDGAYITGQQLNINGGLFM from the coding sequence ATGAGTATTATACAAGGAAAGGTTGCCATCGTTACTGGTGGTGGCGTCGGAATTGGAGCCGCCATTTCAAAGAAGTTGGCACAAAATGGAGCTAAAGTGCTAGTTAACTATAATAATAGTAGTCAAGCCGCGCAAGAAGTTGTTTCATTTATTATCGAAAATGGTGGCGAAGCAATTGCAATCCAAGCTGACGTTTCTAATTCCGATGAGGCATCAAAGCTGATTAATGAAGCAATTGATAGATACGGTCAGTTAGATTTCTTAGTTAACAACGCTGGAATTACCAGAGACCGATCATTCAAAAAGTTAACAGAAGAGGATTGGAGAAAAGTTATTGATGTCAACTTAAATAGCGTTTATAACACCACTGCACCAGCTCTAAATCATCTTATCAAATCAGAATCAGGAAGAATTATAAATATTTCATCTATTATTGGTCAAACAGGTGGTTTTGGGCAAAGTAATTATGCAGCTGCGAAAGCAGGTATGATTGGTTTCACTAAATCTTTAGCACTTGAACTAGCTAAAACTGGTGTTACTGTCAATGCAATTTGTCCTGGATTTATCGAAACATCCATGATCTCAGAAGTTCCAGAGAATATACGCGAACAAATTCAAGCGAAAATCCCACAAAAGCGTTTTGGACAGGCCGAAGAAATTGCCAGTGGTGTCCTTTACTTATGTAGCGATGGTGCTTATATAACAGGACAGCAATTAAATATTAATGGTGGTCTATTTATGTAA
- the phaQ gene encoding poly-beta-hydroxybutyrate-responsive repressor: protein MTDNDLNKTRKKILEKNFGGSPKNFMIPFLLLSLRGGFSIHGYKLIQELTNFGFDAIDQGNVYRILRQLEKDNLVCSEWDTSSGGPAKRIYTLTEAGSDYLDLWVNPLEQYQSMLDSFFTIYSDFMMPSVSSNEDDEDDPNNKK from the coding sequence ATGACAGATAACGATTTGAACAAAACAAGAAAAAAAATACTTGAAAAGAATTTTGGAGGATCACCAAAAAATTTTATGATCCCATTTTTACTGCTTAGCCTTCGAGGTGGTTTTAGTATCCATGGCTATAAACTGATTCAAGAACTTACTAATTTTGGTTTCGATGCAATTGATCAAGGAAACGTGTATCGAATTCTAAGGCAATTAGAAAAAGATAACCTAGTTTGTTCAGAATGGGATACTTCAAGTGGTGGTCCAGCGAAACGGATCTATACATTAACTGAAGCTGGTAGCGATTATTTAGATTTATGGGTTAATCCTCTCGAACAGTATCAATCGATGTTAGATAGTTTTTTTACTATCTATTCTGACTTCATGATGCCTTCAGTTTCTAGTAATGAGGATGATGAGGATGATCCTAACAACAAAAAGTAA
- a CDS encoding DUF2062 domain-containing protein, protein MITKQLRKLKYLFIRLWRLKDRTHHIALGFTIGLIINFMPTFGIGPFLSTVGAKLFKGNSVAGFIGGIVFIWAFPILFYLNIIVGEAILPIKIETKIDIIVDEIEVVFSEPVELLVASLKIGKVFFIGMVVNMLLFGIVTYTLSYFIFKKYRIDTLKFIYKKWRLARVS, encoded by the coding sequence ATGATAACGAAACAACTACGAAAGCTTAAATATTTGTTCATAAGGCTCTGGAGACTTAAGGACAGGACTCATCATATTGCCCTTGGATTTACTATAGGTCTTATCATTAACTTTATGCCAACATTTGGCATTGGACCATTTCTGTCAACTGTAGGAGCAAAACTATTTAAAGGGAATTCTGTTGCAGGTTTCATTGGTGGAATAGTGTTTATTTGGGCTTTCCCGATCCTCTTCTATTTAAATATTATTGTTGGTGAAGCTATACTTCCGATAAAAATTGAAACAAAAATAGACATAATTGTAGATGAAATTGAAGTAGTTTTTTCTGAACCTGTAGAGTTACTTGTTGCAAGTTTAAAAATCGGTAAAGTTTTTTTTATAGGTATGGTCGTTAATATGCTTTTATTTGGCATAGTAACCTACACTTTAAGCTATTTTATATTTAAGAAATATCGAATAGATACTTTAAAATTCATTTATAAAAAATGGCGTCTAGCGAGAGTGAGCTGA
- a CDS encoding class I SAM-dependent methyltransferase, translating to MDPKSKWNGKHNDRLNSIEQPTPNARLKGQLQHLTGGSALDFACGLGANSLFLAEIGYEVQALDISDVAIQHIKEEAKKQKLPVHACVGDLTDWSNLNLQKSSFDLVVITYYLDRLTFPFVKSIIKEDGYLFMETFYLSPRNETKGVSDQYKLRSSELLSVFGDWQVLYYEENVQEGRQTVFVRNRSTKLTKL from the coding sequence TTGGATCCAAAAAGTAAATGGAATGGTAAACACAATGATCGTTTAAATAGTATTGAGCAACCAACTCCGAATGCAAGATTAAAGGGTCAGTTGCAACATCTAACAGGAGGTTCAGCTCTTGATTTTGCCTGTGGCCTTGGTGCAAACAGTCTTTTTCTTGCAGAAATAGGTTACGAAGTACAAGCGCTCGATATCTCTGACGTCGCTATTCAACACATTAAAGAAGAAGCAAAAAAACAGAAGCTCCCAGTCCATGCATGTGTTGGTGACCTTACAGATTGGAGCAACCTTAATCTACAAAAGAGCTCATTTGACCTAGTCGTCATCACTTATTACCTTGATCGATTAACTTTCCCATTTGTAAAGTCAATTATTAAGGAGGACGGTTATTTGTTCATGGAAACCTTCTATTTATCCCCACGTAATGAGACTAAAGGAGTGTCCGATCAGTACAAGCTCCGTTCTAGCGAGTTGCTTTCTGTATTTGGAGATTGGCAAGTTCTCTATTATGAAGAAAATGTACAAGAGGGACGTCAAACGGTCTTTGTCAGAAATAGATCGACAAAACTAACTAAACTATAG
- a CDS encoding polyhydroxyalkanoic acid synthase subunit PhaR, with product MSNQKTFDPYLLWKEYQKNTESHWGRIMEEKMKSDEFSEWLGKVVDVNLMYKQVADKSAKHYLEQMNIPSREDLSNLSTLIVNLDAKVDDLEELLEENLDSKNEISSVVVKKDITTLKKDVKEIGNKLDAIFEYIKENQETKNSTNNKSNKNNIEQ from the coding sequence TTGTCTAACCAAAAAACATTTGATCCATATTTACTTTGGAAAGAGTATCAAAAGAACACTGAGTCTCATTGGGGACGCATAATGGAAGAAAAAATGAAATCTGATGAATTTTCGGAGTGGCTTGGGAAAGTTGTTGATGTGAATTTGATGTATAAGCAGGTTGCTGATAAATCTGCTAAGCATTATTTAGAGCAAATGAACATCCCATCTCGTGAGGATTTATCAAATTTATCGACATTAATTGTAAATTTAGATGCAAAAGTTGATGATTTGGAAGAACTTTTAGAAGAAAATCTTGATAGCAAAAACGAAATATCCTCAGTCGTTGTTAAGAAAGATATTACTACTTTAAAAAAAGATGTTAAGGAGATTGGTAATAAATTAGATGCTATTTTCGAGTATATTAAAGAAAATCAAGAAACAAAAAATAGCACTAACAACAAAAGCAACAAAAATAACATTGAGCAATAG